A single window of Cytobacillus dafuensis DNA harbors:
- a CDS encoding acetyl-CoA C-acetyltransferase translates to MGKTVIIGGARTPFGKFAGGLSSFSASDLGGFAVKEALNRAGVNPEEVDEVILGTVLQGGQGQIPSRQAARKAGLPWNIKTETVNKVCASGMRSVTLADQIIRLGDEEVIVAGGMESMSNAPYFMPKVRWGLRMGDSAVKDLMTHDGLSCSFTGVHMGTYGNGVAEEFEISREEQDAFAFRSHKRAIAAIESGKFAEEIVPVEVPQRKGEPVIISEDESPRRDTSIEKLAKLGSAFGQGGTITAGNAPGVNDGAAALVLMSEGRAAREGRKPEAIILGHSAIAVEAKDFPKTPGLVINELLRKTGKTVDEIDLFEINEAFAAVALTSGKIANLDENKVNVNGGAVALGHPIGASGARIILTLMYELKRLGGGIGIAAICSGGGQGDAIMIEVPKN, encoded by the coding sequence ATGGGAAAAACCGTAATCATAGGGGGAGCAAGAACACCATTTGGGAAATTTGCAGGCGGGTTAAGCAGCTTTTCAGCATCAGATCTTGGTGGATTTGCTGTGAAAGAGGCTTTAAATCGTGCTGGGGTCAACCCTGAGGAAGTTGATGAGGTTATTTTAGGAACGGTTCTTCAAGGAGGGCAAGGTCAAATTCCATCTAGACAGGCTGCACGAAAAGCTGGTTTGCCATGGAATATAAAAACAGAAACTGTTAATAAAGTTTGTGCTTCAGGTATGCGCAGTGTAACGCTTGCTGATCAAATCATCCGTCTTGGTGACGAAGAGGTTATTGTAGCTGGAGGCATGGAGTCGATGAGTAATGCGCCATACTTCATGCCAAAAGTTCGCTGGGGATTGCGTATGGGAGATTCTGCTGTGAAAGATCTAATGACACATGATGGCTTAAGCTGCAGCTTTACTGGAGTTCATATGGGTACGTATGGAAATGGGGTAGCGGAAGAATTCGAGATTAGCAGGGAAGAGCAAGATGCTTTTGCTTTTAGAAGCCATAAGCGTGCAATTGCTGCTATAGAGTCAGGGAAGTTTGCCGAGGAGATTGTGCCTGTTGAGGTTCCGCAAAGAAAAGGAGAACCAGTCATCATTTCCGAAGATGAATCTCCACGAAGGGATACTTCCATTGAGAAGTTAGCTAAACTTGGCTCTGCCTTTGGTCAGGGCGGTACGATTACAGCTGGGAATGCGCCTGGAGTCAACGATGGAGCTGCAGCATTAGTTCTGATGAGTGAGGGAAGAGCAGCCCGAGAAGGAAGAAAACCAGAAGCCATTATTCTAGGTCATTCAGCTATTGCGGTTGAAGCAAAGGATTTTCCGAAAACACCTGGCCTTGTCATCAATGAGCTTCTAAGAAAGACTGGAAAAACAGTTGATGAGATTGACTTATTTGAAATTAACGAAGCGTTTGCAGCAGTCGCTTTAACAAGCGGAAAGATTGCAAATCTAGATGAAAATAAAGTGAATGTGAACGGTGGAGCTGTCGCACTAGGTCATCCTATTGGAGCGAGCGGCGCAAGAATCATATTGACATTGATGTATGAATTAAAGCGATTAGGCGGAGGAATCGGAATAGCTGCAATTTGCAGCGGCGGCGGTCAAGGTGACGCCATTATGATTGAGGTACCGAAAAACTAA
- a CDS encoding heterodisulfide reductase-related iron-sulfur binding cluster, with protein MTGLLWVNLIGFLLVTAYAISLFVYVIKTRIEYIKLGKKVEFDNNVKERLGKIWVNVFGQKKLLKDKKSGIIHVMFFYGFILVQFGAIDFIIKGIKPGAHLPLGPLYPGFTFFQELVTLMILIAVIWAFYRRYVEKLVRLKRGFKSGLVLIFIGGLMLSVLLGNGMSMIWHGHEGSWTEPVASAIAAGFSWMGETASIVVFYIAWWIHLIFLLAFLVYVPQSKHAHLIAGPVNVYFNRLEKPGKLKKIDFEDETQESFGVGKIEDFNQLQMIDFYACVECGRCTNMCPATGTGKMLSPMDLILKLRDHLTNHGAVVTSKQPWVPTFAFSNTMGNQLALSAAGKAAEEAAAGLAYSPSLIGDVITEEEIWACTTCRNCEDQCPVMNEHVDKIIDLRRYLVLTEGKLDADAQRAMTNIERQGNPWGLNRKEKENWREAREDVHVPTVKEMNKAGEEFEYLFWVGSMGSFDNRSQKIALSFAKLMNEAGVKFAILGNKEKNSGDTPRRLGNEFLFQELATKNIEEFEKNEVKKIVTIDPHAYNIFKNEYPDFGLEAKVYHHTEILAELVEEGRLKPQYPVNETITFHDSCYLGRYNEVYDPPREILKSIPGVKLVEMERNRETGMCCGAGGGLMWMEEETGHRINVSRTEQALAVNPSIISSGCPYCLTMLSDGTKAKEVEETVHTYDVAEILEKSVIG; from the coding sequence GTGACAGGATTATTATGGGTGAATTTAATCGGCTTTCTCCTTGTAACCGCTTACGCAATCAGTTTATTTGTGTATGTCATTAAGACGAGAATTGAATATATCAAACTCGGAAAAAAGGTAGAGTTCGATAACAATGTGAAAGAACGTCTCGGGAAGATTTGGGTCAATGTGTTTGGTCAAAAGAAACTTTTGAAGGACAAGAAGAGCGGGATTATCCATGTTATGTTTTTCTATGGATTTATTCTTGTCCAGTTCGGTGCCATTGATTTTATCATAAAGGGGATTAAACCAGGTGCACATTTGCCACTTGGCCCGTTATACCCAGGTTTCACGTTTTTCCAAGAACTTGTGACCTTAATGATTCTAATAGCTGTGATTTGGGCTTTTTATCGCCGGTATGTGGAAAAGCTCGTCCGTTTAAAAAGAGGCTTTAAATCGGGACTTGTTCTTATTTTCATCGGGGGCTTAATGCTTTCCGTGCTACTTGGAAACGGTATGAGCATGATTTGGCATGGTCATGAGGGATCATGGACTGAGCCCGTTGCTTCTGCCATTGCTGCTGGTTTCTCTTGGATGGGAGAAACAGCTTCCATCGTTGTATTCTATATTGCGTGGTGGATCCACTTAATTTTCTTATTAGCTTTCTTAGTTTATGTTCCGCAGTCCAAGCATGCTCACTTAATTGCTGGGCCAGTGAATGTTTACTTTAACCGTCTTGAGAAGCCAGGGAAATTAAAGAAGATTGATTTTGAAGATGAAACACAAGAGAGCTTTGGTGTTGGTAAAATTGAAGATTTCAACCAACTGCAAATGATTGATTTCTATGCTTGTGTAGAGTGCGGACGCTGTACGAATATGTGTCCTGCAACTGGAACAGGCAAAATGCTTTCACCAATGGATTTAATTCTCAAGCTTCGCGATCACTTAACGAATCATGGAGCAGTCGTAACCTCTAAGCAGCCATGGGTGCCAACCTTTGCATTTTCCAATACAATGGGAAATCAGCTTGCCTTATCCGCAGCAGGAAAGGCTGCAGAAGAAGCGGCAGCAGGCCTTGCTTATAGCCCGAGCTTAATTGGGGATGTCATTACGGAGGAAGAAATCTGGGCTTGTACAACTTGCCGAAACTGTGAAGATCAGTGCCCGGTTATGAACGAGCATGTGGATAAAATTATTGACCTTCGTCGTTATCTTGTTTTAACAGAAGGGAAGCTTGACGCAGATGCACAGCGTGCGATGACAAATATCGAACGCCAAGGAAACCCTTGGGGATTAAACCGTAAAGAGAAGGAAAACTGGCGCGAGGCTCGCGAGGATGTTCACGTACCAACCGTTAAAGAAATGAATAAAGCTGGGGAAGAGTTCGAATATCTTTTCTGGGTTGGTTCAATGGGATCCTTTGACAACCGCAGCCAAAAAATTGCCCTTTCTTTTGCAAAGTTGATGAATGAAGCTGGCGTAAAGTTTGCCATCCTCGGAAACAAGGAAAAGAACTCTGGTGATACGCCAAGAAGGCTGGGAAATGAATTCTTATTCCAAGAGCTTGCCACGAAAAATATTGAAGAGTTTGAGAAGAACGAAGTGAAGAAAATTGTTACGATTGACCCTCATGCCTACAATATTTTTAAAAATGAATATCCTGATTTTGGATTAGAGGCTAAAGTGTACCATCATACAGAGATCCTTGCGGAACTGGTAGAAGAAGGAAGACTTAAGCCGCAATACCCAGTAAATGAGACGATTACATTCCATGATTCCTGTTATTTAGGGCGCTATAACGAGGTATATGATCCACCACGTGAGATCTTGAAATCGATCCCTGGTGTGAAGCTCGTGGAAATGGAAAGGAACCGTGAGACAGGTATGTGCTGTGGTGCAGGCGGAGGATTAATGTGGATGGAGGAAGAAACAGGCCACCGTATCAACGTATCCCGTACAGAGCAAGCATTGGCAGTGAATCCATCGATCATTAGCTCAGGCTGTCCATACTGCTTAACGATGCTTTCTGATGGAACGAAGGCAAAGGAAGTAGAAGAAACTGTTCATACCTATGATGTAGCGGAAATCCTTGAAAAATCAGTTATCGGGTAA
- the cls gene encoding cardiolipin synthase: MKVLFILIIILLFILLWLSLDFYLGRKNQIKHLKRQDPPFRHSHIDLYTDGPELFADFFSELKKAKHHIHILFYIVKDDQFSTEFLNILKDKAKEGVEVRLLLDRIGSHLIKENTIQSLESHGVKFAFSHPLRFPFIFYSLHARNHRKITVIDGKIGYIGGFNIGKEYINLDPKLSPWRDYHLKMIGEGAADLQKEFLTDWYNEKKIHLLENPIYFPSLPKGSCQHQIIPSRGIYLEETFSSMIRNARTSIIIGSPYFILSKRLLNDLLAARGRGVTLTILVPKTADHPFVKEASYPFLRKLISQGAIVYQFLNGFYHAKTCIIDDKICDIGTANFDHRSLFLNYEINCYIYDHAFIQKVLKVIETDIHHSKKLTLKELNQFDPWRSCKEIVARSIRMFL; the protein is encoded by the coding sequence ATGAAAGTATTATTTATTCTTATAATCATACTTCTTTTCATCCTACTTTGGCTATCGCTTGATTTTTACCTTGGAAGAAAAAATCAGATAAAACATTTAAAACGACAGGATCCTCCTTTCCGACATAGCCATATTGATTTGTATACAGATGGACCAGAATTATTCGCCGATTTCTTTTCCGAGTTAAAGAAGGCGAAGCATCATATTCATATTTTATTTTATATTGTAAAAGACGATCAATTTAGTACAGAGTTTTTGAATATATTGAAGGATAAAGCAAAAGAAGGAGTGGAGGTTCGCCTTCTTCTTGACCGGATTGGAAGCCATTTAATTAAGGAAAATACCATTCAGTCATTGGAGAGTCATGGAGTCAAGTTTGCCTTCTCCCATCCATTGCGGTTTCCTTTTATTTTTTATTCATTACATGCAAGGAATCATCGAAAAATAACCGTCATTGATGGGAAGATTGGATATATTGGCGGCTTTAACATTGGCAAAGAATATATTAATTTAGATCCAAAGCTAAGTCCTTGGCGAGACTATCACTTAAAAATGATTGGTGAAGGTGCTGCAGATTTACAAAAGGAATTTTTAACGGATTGGTATAATGAGAAGAAAATACATTTATTAGAAAACCCCATTTATTTTCCTTCTCTGCCAAAAGGCAGCTGTCAGCATCAAATTATTCCCTCTAGAGGAATCTATTTAGAGGAAACCTTCTCATCCATGATTCGAAATGCACGGACAAGCATCATCATTGGCTCACCCTATTTTATTCTGAGCAAAAGATTATTGAATGATTTATTAGCTGCACGGGGCAGAGGAGTCACCCTCACCATTCTTGTTCCAAAGACAGCTGATCATCCTTTTGTCAAGGAAGCTTCCTATCCTTTTCTAAGAAAATTGATAAGTCAGGGTGCGATTGTGTATCAATTTCTTAATGGTTTTTATCACGCAAAAACCTGTATCATTGATGACAAAATCTGCGATATTGGCACCGCTAATTTTGATCATCGGAGTCTATTTCTAAACTATGAAATTAACTGTTACATTTATGATCATGCTTTTATTCAAAAGGTGCTAAAGGTGATTGAAACAGATATTCATCATTCCAAAAAACTGACGCTTAAGGAATTAAATCAGTTTGACCCGTGGCGGTCATGTAAAGAAATTGTTGCCCGCTCGATAAGAATGTTTCTTTAA
- a CDS encoding XapX domain-containing protein, giving the protein MKIVILSLITGFLVGFLFALLKLPIPAPPALAGIIGIVGIYLGFKTFELITPFIQNMMK; this is encoded by the coding sequence ATGAAAATTGTGATCTTATCACTAATCACTGGTTTTTTAGTCGGTTTTCTTTTTGCTTTGCTTAAGCTGCCAATCCCTGCACCACCAGCGCTTGCTGGTATTATTGGAATTGTTGGTATTTATCTAGGCTTTAAAACGTTTGAGCTGATTACGCCATTTATCCAAAATATGATGAAATAA
- the argS gene encoding arginine--tRNA ligase — MNSVEQMQEKLKLEIKAAVMKANLASEEQIPNVILETPKEKAHGDYSTNMAMQLARVAKKAPKMIAEELIAHFDNSKASIEKIEIAGPGFINFYMDNSYLTNLIPAILEAGDQYGETNVGANQKIQVEFVSANPTGDLHLGHARGAAVGDSLCNILAKGGYDVSREYYINDAGNQINNLALSVEARYFQSLGIEKEMPADGYHGEDIIGIGKKLAEEYGDKFAGVDEKERFDFFRDYGLKYEMAKLKADLEEFRVPFDVWYSETSLYNNGKIDTALKALKDNGHIFEEGGATWFRSTVFGDDKDRVLIKNDGSYTYLTPDIAYHKDKLERGFEKLINIWGADHHGYIPRMKAAIQALGYDRDALEVEIIQLVHLYKNGEKMKMSKRTGKAVTMRDLVEEVGLDATRYFFAMRSADTHMDFDLDLAVSESNENPVYYAQYAHARISSILRQGEEQGLTAGSNADFSLISAEKEMDVLKKLGEFPQAVGEAAQKRLPHRITNYIFELASTFHSFYNAEKVLDADHPERTKARLALIKAVQTTLKNALALIGVSAPEKM, encoded by the coding sequence ATGAACAGTGTAGAGCAAATGCAAGAAAAGCTGAAGCTAGAAATCAAAGCTGCTGTTATGAAGGCAAATTTAGCCTCAGAAGAACAAATTCCAAATGTTATTTTAGAAACACCTAAAGAAAAGGCGCATGGTGATTATTCTACGAATATGGCAATGCAGCTTGCACGTGTTGCTAAAAAGGCGCCAAAAATGATTGCAGAAGAGCTAATCGCTCATTTTGACAACTCAAAGGCTTCCATCGAAAAGATTGAGATTGCAGGTCCAGGCTTTATCAATTTTTATATGGATAATAGCTATTTGACAAACTTGATTCCAGCCATTCTTGAGGCAGGGGATCAATACGGGGAAACGAATGTTGGTGCGAATCAAAAAATTCAAGTTGAATTTGTATCCGCTAACCCGACTGGAGACCTTCACCTTGGACATGCTCGTGGTGCTGCAGTAGGGGATTCCCTATGTAACATTCTCGCGAAAGGAGGATATGATGTTTCCCGTGAGTACTATATTAATGATGCAGGAAACCAAATTAATAACCTCGCATTATCTGTTGAAGCTCGCTATTTTCAAAGCTTAGGCATAGAAAAAGAAATGCCTGCCGATGGCTACCATGGAGAAGATATTATTGGAATTGGGAAAAAGCTTGCAGAGGAATACGGCGATAAATTTGCGGGCGTCGATGAAAAGGAGCGTTTCGACTTTTTCCGTGACTATGGTTTAAAATACGAAATGGCGAAGTTAAAGGCGGATCTTGAGGAGTTTCGCGTACCGTTTGATGTTTGGTACTCAGAAACATCTCTTTACAATAATGGGAAAATTGATACCGCATTAAAAGCTCTTAAAGACAATGGCCATATCTTCGAAGAGGGCGGTGCAACATGGTTCCGTTCCACTGTATTTGGCGATGATAAGGACCGTGTACTCATCAAAAATGACGGCTCCTATACGTACTTAACACCAGATATTGCTTACCATAAGGATAAGCTTGAGCGCGGCTTTGAAAAGCTTATTAATATTTGGGGCGCAGACCATCATGGATATATCCCACGTATGAAGGCAGCCATTCAGGCATTAGGCTATGACCGGGATGCACTTGAAGTTGAGATCATTCAGCTTGTTCATTTATACAAAAACGGCGAAAAAATGAAAATGAGCAAACGGACAGGAAAAGCAGTAACAATGCGTGATCTTGTAGAAGAAGTAGGGCTAGATGCAACCCGTTATTTCTTTGCGATGAGAAGTGCAGATACTCATATGGACTTTGACTTAGATTTAGCCGTTTCGGAGTCCAATGAAAACCCTGTTTACTACGCACAATATGCTCATGCACGTATTTCAAGCATTCTGCGTCAAGGTGAAGAACAGGGCTTGACTGCAGGCAGCAACGCAGATTTCTCTTTAATTTCAGCGGAAAAGGAAATGGACGTTTTGAAGAAGCTAGGTGAATTCCCGCAAGCAGTCGGAGAAGCCGCGCAAAAACGTCTGCCGCATCGTATTACGAATTATATTTTCGAATTGGCATCCACTTTCCATAGCTTCTATAATGCTGAAAAAGTATTAGATGCCGATCATCCTGAACGTACGAAAGCAAGACTTGCCTTAATTAAAGCGGTCCAAACAACTTTGAAAAATGCACTCGCTTTAATTGGCGTTTCTGCTCCGGAAAAAATGTAA